Proteins from a genomic interval of Xanthomonas sp. AM6:
- a CDS encoding AraC family transcriptional regulator produces MNALSPSELIAQHSLAAPLAELTGRIARLTAGGEGFHRTALPALHLVRFDAPTACMPTVYEPRLCLVVQGSKLAILGEQHYRYDPLHYLVVPVTLPMIGQVVEASPEKPYLCLRLDLAPEDIAGLLLDGPERTGENEAGDGACAAYVARVGTPLLDAVLRLMRLLDAPEDLRVLAPLAIREILYRVLQGDLGEHLRALAVKDGQHQRVAQAVMLLRRHYLEPLRVEALARTVHMSVSALHRGFKAATALSPLQYQKQLRLHEARRLMLVDGLEAAAAAHRVGYESPSQFSREYKRLFGAPPRAEVTAVRAASR; encoded by the coding sequence ATGAATGCCCTATCCCCGTCCGAGCTGATCGCCCAGCACTCGCTCGCCGCGCCGCTGGCGGAACTGACCGGCCGCATCGCCCGGCTGACCGCCGGTGGCGAAGGTTTCCATCGCACCGCCCTGCCCGCACTGCACCTGGTCCGCTTCGACGCGCCGACCGCCTGCATGCCGACGGTCTACGAGCCGCGGCTGTGCCTGGTGGTCCAGGGCAGCAAGCTGGCGATCCTGGGCGAGCAGCACTACCGCTACGACCCCCTGCACTACCTGGTCGTGCCGGTGACCCTGCCGATGATCGGGCAGGTGGTGGAAGCGAGCCCGGAAAAGCCCTACCTGTGCCTGCGCCTGGACCTCGCGCCGGAAGACATCGCCGGGCTGCTGTTGGACGGCCCCGAACGGACCGGCGAAAACGAGGCCGGCGACGGCGCCTGTGCCGCCTATGTCGCGCGGGTCGGCACGCCGCTGCTGGACGCCGTGCTGCGGCTGATGCGCCTGCTCGACGCCCCCGAGGACCTGCGCGTGCTCGCGCCGTTGGCGATCCGGGAGATCCTCTACCGCGTGCTGCAGGGCGACCTGGGCGAGCACCTGCGCGCCCTGGCGGTCAAGGACGGCCAGCACCAGCGCGTCGCGCAGGCGGTCATGCTGCTGCGGCGGCACTACCTGGAACCGCTGCGGGTGGAGGCGCTGGCGCGGACGGTGCACATGAGCGTGTCCGCGCTGCACCGCGGCTTCAAGGCGGCGACGGCGCTGTCGCCGCTGCAGTACCAGAAGCAGCTGCGCCTGCACGAGGCGCGCCGGCTGATGCTGGTGGACGGGCTGGAGGCCGCGGCCGCGGCGCACCGGGTCGGCTACGAGAGCCCCTCGCAGTTCAGCCGCGAATACAAGCGGCTGTTCGGCGCACCGCCGCGCGCGGAAGTGACGGCGGTGCGCGCCGCCAGCCGGTGA
- a CDS encoding efflux RND transporter permease subunit, giving the protein MWIVQYALSRRYTVGVLAILILLFGIQSARRMPTDILPEVGIPSVNLIWTYAGLPAAEMAAKLTSFSEISVLNNVDDLKEVRSESLNGIGIVRADFQPGVNLERALAQMTAVSQTILRRMPPGTSPPLVVRSNLSSTPVLQLVLSSDSMSEAQLYDYARLQLRSQIQSIPGIRMSLPYGGAARQVMVDLDPEALQTYGLTPQEVTGALERGSPTLPSGTIREGAREMQISLETSPESAAGFLDLPIASRGGNVIYVRDVASVRDGGALQTNIARMDGASAVSVALIKMGGASAVEIVRQVRERLPEIAASAPPGTRIEPIFDQSVFVDNAIGSIRHEAILVGLLVAAVVLVFVGSWRSSLIVLSAIPLALLASVTALYLLGYTFNVMTLGGLALAIGILVDNAVVDVENTNRHIAMGKDVRTAILDSAGEVVFPEFVSTVSICIVLTPILLMTGLSAWVFTPLALAVIFAMLASFLLSRTLIPVLCYLLLPADIRSREQPRWAAERALLHLHHRMEHALERLRERHHALLYRLGHHGGVLVLAAFVLLALGAGSAALLGREYFPQVDAGQLRLQVRLPSGTRLEQTAQRLAQIQREIRQVIPADELQTVYEQIGIPDAVNLAWVDSAVVGAFEAELMLQLRTPHAPTSGYLKAIRERIAERFPDVRVFERPPDATGRTLAGSAVGALEVRFNGRDAAGNLALARELVPQLQRIPGATDVMVRQVLDLPEYHIAIDRTRAAQLGISAQDASRAVLAVLGSSGTVTPVYWVDQASATSYTVQLQVLPSDLAGIDALLNTPLRIGANGTVLLRNIASVTPRAVPASVGRVMMAPTVSVIANVQGRDLGSVYSALGGLTEQMRPRLKPGNRIEIVGQAGEMQNAYAELGSGLLMAAVLVFLVLVVNFQSWVQPLVAMSGLPLAIAGAAVALFVTGTALSVPALMGVMMVIGVSTANSVLVTSFARNLIAGGHDPEQAAYEAAAVRLRPVLMTASAMVLGIVPMALGLGEGGEQNAPLGRAVIGGLLFGTPATLLLVPSILAVLGRRHNRRVAAAATTAAGLPAGGEGAIR; this is encoded by the coding sequence ATGTGGATCGTCCAGTACGCGCTTTCGCGCCGCTACACCGTTGGCGTGCTCGCCATCCTGATCCTGCTGTTCGGGATCCAGTCGGCGCGGCGCATGCCCACCGACATCCTGCCCGAGGTCGGCATTCCCTCGGTCAACCTGATCTGGACCTACGCCGGCCTGCCGGCGGCGGAGATGGCGGCCAAGCTGACCTCGTTCTCCGAGATCTCGGTGCTCAACAACGTCGACGATCTCAAGGAAGTACGCTCGGAGAGCCTGAACGGCATCGGCATCGTGCGCGCCGACTTCCAGCCGGGGGTCAACCTGGAGCGCGCGCTGGCGCAGATGACCGCGGTCTCGCAGACCATCCTGCGGCGCATGCCGCCGGGCACCTCGCCGCCGCTGGTGGTGCGCAGCAACCTGTCCAGCACGCCGGTGCTGCAGCTGGTGCTGTCGTCCGATTCGATGAGCGAGGCGCAGCTGTACGACTACGCCCGCCTGCAGCTGCGCTCGCAGATCCAGTCGATCCCCGGCATCCGCATGAGCCTGCCGTACGGCGGCGCGGCGCGCCAGGTCATGGTCGACCTGGATCCGGAGGCGCTGCAGACCTATGGCCTGACCCCGCAGGAGGTGACCGGCGCGCTGGAGCGCGGCAGCCCGACGCTGCCTTCCGGCACGATCCGCGAGGGCGCGCGCGAGATGCAGATCTCGCTGGAGACCAGCCCGGAAAGCGCCGCCGGCTTCCTCGACCTGCCGATCGCCAGCCGCGGCGGCAACGTGATCTACGTGCGCGACGTGGCCAGCGTGCGCGACGGCGGCGCGCTGCAGACCAACATTGCGCGCATGGACGGCGCCAGCGCAGTGTCGGTGGCGCTGATCAAGATGGGCGGCGCGTCGGCGGTGGAGATCGTGCGCCAGGTGCGCGAGCGCCTGCCGGAGATCGCCGCCTCGGCGCCGCCGGGCACGCGTATCGAACCGATCTTCGACCAGTCGGTATTCGTCGACAACGCGATCGGTTCGATCCGCCACGAGGCGATCCTGGTCGGCCTGCTGGTCGCGGCGGTGGTGCTGGTGTTCGTCGGTTCGTGGCGCTCGAGCCTGATCGTGCTCTCGGCGATCCCGCTGGCGCTGCTGGCCTCGGTGACTGCGCTGTACCTGCTCGGCTACACCTTCAACGTGATGACGCTGGGCGGGCTGGCGCTGGCCATCGGCATCCTGGTCGACAACGCGGTGGTCGACGTTGAGAACACCAACCGCCACATCGCGATGGGCAAAGACGTACGCACCGCGATCCTGGACAGCGCCGGCGAGGTGGTGTTCCCGGAATTCGTCTCCACGGTGTCGATCTGCATCGTGCTGACCCCGATCCTGCTGATGACCGGCCTGTCGGCCTGGGTGTTCACCCCGCTGGCGCTGGCGGTGATCTTCGCGATGCTGGCCTCGTTCCTGCTGTCGCGCACGCTGATCCCGGTGCTGTGCTATCTGCTGCTGCCGGCCGATATCCGCAGCCGCGAGCAGCCGCGCTGGGCCGCCGAGCGCGCGCTGCTGCACCTGCACCACCGCATGGAACACGCGCTGGAGCGGCTGCGGGAGCGCCACCACGCGCTGTTGTACCGGCTCGGCCACCATGGCGGCGTGCTGGTGCTGGCAGCGTTCGTGCTGCTGGCGTTGGGGGCGGGCAGCGCCGCGCTGCTGGGGCGCGAGTACTTCCCGCAGGTCGACGCCGGACAGTTGCGCCTGCAGGTGCGGCTGCCGTCCGGCACGCGGCTGGAGCAGACCGCGCAGCGGCTGGCGCAGATCCAACGCGAGATCCGCCAGGTCATCCCCGCCGACGAACTGCAGACGGTCTACGAGCAGATCGGCATTCCCGACGCCGTCAACCTGGCCTGGGTGGACAGCGCGGTGGTCGGCGCGTTCGAGGCCGAGCTGATGCTGCAGCTGCGCACGCCGCACGCGCCGACCTCCGGCTACCTGAAGGCGATCCGCGAGCGCATTGCCGAGCGCTTCCCCGACGTGCGCGTGTTCGAGCGTCCCCCTGACGCGACCGGCCGCACCCTGGCCGGTTCGGCGGTGGGCGCGCTGGAGGTGCGCTTCAACGGCCGCGATGCCGCCGGCAACCTGGCGCTGGCGCGCGAGCTGGTGCCGCAGCTGCAGCGGATTCCCGGTGCCACCGACGTGATGGTGCGGCAGGTGCTCGACCTGCCCGAGTACCACATCGCCATCGATCGCACCCGCGCCGCGCAGCTCGGCATCAGCGCCCAGGACGCCAGCCGCGCGGTGCTGGCGGTGCTCGGTTCGTCCGGCACCGTGACCCCGGTGTACTGGGTCGATCAGGCCAGCGCCACTTCCTATACGGTGCAGTTGCAGGTGCTGCCCTCGGACCTGGCCGGCATCGACGCCCTGCTCAACACGCCGCTGCGCATCGGCGCGAACGGCACCGTCCTGCTCCGCAACATCGCCAGCGTGACCCCGCGCGCGGTGCCGGCCAGCGTCGGCCGGGTGATGATGGCGCCCACCGTCAGCGTCATCGCCAACGTGCAGGGACGCGACCTCGGCTCGGTGTACTCCGCCCTGGGCGGGCTGACCGAGCAGATGCGGCCGCGGCTCAAGCCGGGCAACCGCATCGAGATCGTCGGCCAGGCCGGCGAGATGCAGAACGCCTACGCCGAATTGGGCTCCGGCCTGCTGATGGCGGCGGTGCTGGTGTTCCTGGTGCTGGTGGTGAACTTCCAGTCCTGGGTCCAGCCGCTGGTGGCGATGTCCGGGCTGCCGCTGGCCATCGCCGGCGCGGCGGTGGCGCTGTTCGTCACCGGTACTGCGCTCAGCGTGCCGGCGCTGATGGGCGTGATGATGGTGATCGGCGTGTCCACCGCCAACAGCGTGCTGGTGACCAGCTTCGCGCGCAACCTGATCGCCGGCGGCCACGATCCCGAACAGGCCGCCTACGAGGCCGCGGCGGTGCGCCTGCGGCCGGTGCTGATGACCGCCAGCGCGATGGTGCTCGGCATCGTGCCGATGGCGCTGGGGCTGGGCGAGGGCGGCGAGCAGAACGCTCCGCTCGGCCGCGCCGTGATCGGCGGCCTGCTGTTCGGTACGCCCGCCACGCTGCTGCTGGTGCCCTCGATCCTGGCCGTGCTTGGCCGCCGCCACAACCGCCGCGTCGCCGCGGCCGCAACCACCGCCGCCGGCTTGCCGGCCGGCGGCGAAGGAGCCATTCGATGA
- a CDS encoding efflux RND transporter periplasmic adaptor subunit codes for MNVRHLLFRPVPSAAFATPLLMAACLLATGCDNGRAVPASDAVPEVSLVQARAAAADAALVLPARAQAGQSAQVFARATGLVGTRLADIGDHVHAGQLLATIAAPEIDQAVRQAQADLAQAEAGLILASGNYERAAAMLRTQLISREDYSSRLGARDAARAARDAAHAQLASARERQGFASVRAPFDGVVSARNVDVGDRVVGDTASATVPMFRVDALDPLRVAADVPQSAALQVRPGLRAQVTFPELPDEQFDAEVVRTAHRISEEVGGMRVELRLPNPGNRIPAGMVGQVRLSVPRTVPAVVLPLAAVMQDGATAKVARVTGDGQVRFAQVSLGRNLGNEIEVLSGVAAGDSVVLAPNALLADGMRVRGRPQAR; via the coding sequence ATGAACGTCCGCCACCTGTTGTTCCGCCCGGTTCCGTCCGCGGCGTTCGCCACGCCATTGCTGATGGCCGCCTGCCTGCTGGCGACCGGATGCGACAACGGTCGCGCCGTGCCCGCGTCCGACGCGGTGCCCGAGGTGTCGCTGGTACAGGCGCGCGCGGCCGCGGCCGACGCTGCGCTGGTGCTGCCGGCGCGCGCTCAGGCCGGGCAGAGCGCGCAGGTGTTCGCGCGCGCCACCGGCCTGGTCGGTACGCGACTGGCGGACATCGGCGATCACGTCCACGCCGGCCAGTTGCTGGCGACCATCGCCGCCCCCGAGATCGACCAGGCGGTGCGCCAGGCGCAGGCCGACCTGGCACAGGCCGAGGCCGGCCTGATCCTGGCCAGCGGCAACTACGAACGCGCCGCGGCGATGCTGCGCACCCAGCTGATCTCGCGCGAGGACTACAGCAGTCGCCTCGGCGCACGCGATGCCGCCCGGGCGGCGCGCGACGCGGCGCACGCGCAGCTGGCCAGCGCGCGCGAACGACAGGGCTTCGCCAGCGTGCGCGCGCCGTTCGACGGCGTGGTCAGCGCGCGCAACGTCGACGTCGGCGACCGCGTGGTGGGCGATACCGCCTCGGCGACGGTGCCGATGTTCCGCGTCGATGCGCTCGATCCGTTGCGGGTCGCGGCGGACGTCCCGCAGAGCGCGGCGCTGCAGGTGCGGCCGGGCTTGCGCGCGCAGGTCACGTTCCCGGAGTTGCCGGACGAGCAGTTCGACGCGGAGGTGGTGCGCACCGCGCACCGCATTTCCGAGGAGGTCGGCGGCATGCGGGTGGAACTGCGGCTGCCCAATCCGGGCAACCGCATCCCGGCCGGCATGGTCGGCCAGGTGCGCCTGAGCGTCCCGCGCACTGTGCCGGCGGTGGTGCTGCCGCTGGCCGCGGTGATGCAGGACGGTGCGACGGCCAAGGTGGCGAGGGTGACCGGCGACGGCCAGGTGCGTTTCGCCCAGGTCAGCCTGGGCCGCAATCTCGGCAACGAGATCGAGGTGCTGTCCGGCGTCGCCGCAGGCGACTCGGTGGTGCTGGCGCCCAACGCGCTGCTGGCGGACGGAATGCGGGTGCGCGGGCGGCCGCAGGCGCGGTAG
- a CDS encoding alpha/beta hydrolase, translating into MPSVVLLHGIWNPAWWLLPLARRLRCEGFEADLFGYYGTMAGPDAAVQALVRYLGRLGGRPVALVGHSLGGLVALEAARRGAPGVEKVVCLGSPLLGSAAARALCGHRGRAWMLGRSRALLREGVAPWTGNAAVGMIAGRRAAGLGRLFAELGESDGTVALAETRLPGLADHCVVDASHTGLAFSAEVARRLAGFLREGRFDVGTVPRGAPRPIG; encoded by the coding sequence ATGCCATCGGTCGTGTTGCTGCACGGAATCTGGAACCCTGCCTGGTGGCTGCTGCCGCTGGCGAGGCGCCTGCGGTGCGAGGGCTTCGAGGCGGACCTGTTCGGCTACTACGGGACCATGGCCGGGCCGGACGCCGCGGTGCAGGCGCTGGTGCGCTATCTCGGCCGCCTGGGCGGTCGGCCGGTCGCACTGGTCGGCCACAGCCTCGGCGGGCTGGTCGCGCTGGAAGCGGCGCGGCGTGGCGCACCCGGAGTGGAGAAGGTCGTCTGTCTCGGCAGCCCGCTGCTGGGCAGCGCGGCCGCGCGCGCCCTGTGCGGACACCGCGGCCGCGCCTGGATGCTGGGGCGGAGCCGCGCGTTGCTGCGCGAAGGCGTCGCGCCATGGACCGGAAACGCCGCGGTCGGGATGATCGCCGGCCGCCGCGCCGCCGGCCTGGGACGGCTGTTCGCCGAACTGGGCGAATCCGACGGCACGGTCGCGCTGGCGGAGACCCGGCTGCCGGGATTGGCCGACCATTGCGTGGTGGATGCCAGCCATACCGGGCTGGCGTTCTCCGCGGAAGTGGCGCGGCGGCTGGCGGGGTTCCTGCGCGAGGGACGCTTCGATGTCGGGACGGTCCCGAGAGGGGCGCCGCGGCCAATCGGGTAG
- a CDS encoding YebC/PmpR family DNA-binding transcriptional regulator encodes MGRGPSIEARKNASDAKRGKIFTKIIREIGVAARAGGGDPSNNPRLRVAMDKGLASNMSKDVIERAIKKATGELEGVEYEEIRYEGYAPGGVAVIVDCLTDNRVRTVADVRHAFSKCGGNLGTEGSVAFMFKRLGVLSFAAGADEEKITEAAIEAGADDIVVYPEDGAIDVLTSPEAFQAVKDAMQAAGLAADHAEISFRADNDIAVEGDTALQVRKLLDMLEDLDDVQAVYSNADQSALSGG; translated from the coding sequence ATGGGTAGAGGCCCCTCGATCGAAGCCCGCAAGAACGCATCCGATGCGAAGCGCGGCAAGATTTTCACCAAGATCATCCGCGAGATCGGCGTGGCCGCGCGCGCCGGCGGCGGCGACCCGTCCAACAACCCGCGCCTGCGCGTGGCGATGGACAAGGGCCTGGCCTCGAACATGTCCAAGGACGTGATCGAACGCGCGATCAAGAAGGCCACCGGCGAGCTGGAAGGGGTGGAATACGAGGAGATCCGCTACGAGGGCTACGCCCCGGGCGGGGTGGCGGTGATCGTCGACTGCCTGACCGACAACCGCGTGCGCACCGTGGCCGACGTGCGCCACGCCTTCAGCAAGTGCGGCGGCAACCTGGGTACCGAAGGCTCGGTGGCGTTCATGTTCAAGCGCCTGGGCGTGCTCAGCTTCGCCGCCGGCGCCGACGAGGAGAAGATCACCGAGGCGGCGATCGAGGCCGGCGCCGACGACATCGTGGTCTACCCGGAGGACGGCGCGATCGACGTGCTGACCTCGCCGGAGGCGTTCCAGGCGGTCAAGGACGCGATGCAGGCCGCCGGCCTGGCCGCCGACCATGCCGAGATCAGCTTCCGCGCCGACAACGACATCGCCGTGGAAGGCGACACCGCGCTGCAGGTGCGCAAGCTGCTGGACATGCTGGAAGACCTGGACGACGTGCAGGCGGTCTATTCGAATGCCGACCAGTCCGCGTTGAGTGGCGGCTGA
- the ruvC gene encoding crossover junction endodeoxyribonuclease RuvC: MLGIDPGSQRTGVGIIDVDAAGRTTHVHHAPLLLLGEGDFSQRLKRLLHGLGALIEQYQPQEVAIERVFMGKSADAALKLGHARGAAICAVVLRELPVHEYAAKEIKLAIVGKGAAEKQQVQHMVGLMLSLTGKLQADAADALAVAITHAHVRATAQRLGVSTQQAWSRK; encoded by the coding sequence ATCCTCGGCATCGACCCAGGCTCGCAGCGCACCGGCGTGGGCATCATCGACGTCGATGCCGCCGGCCGCACCACCCATGTCCACCACGCGCCGCTGCTGCTGCTCGGCGAGGGCGACTTCTCGCAGCGGCTCAAGCGCCTGCTGCACGGGCTGGGTGCGCTGATCGAGCAATACCAGCCGCAGGAAGTGGCGATCGAGCGGGTGTTCATGGGCAAGAGCGCCGACGCGGCGCTCAAGCTCGGCCACGCGCGCGGCGCGGCGATCTGCGCGGTGGTGCTGCGCGAGCTGCCGGTGCACGAGTACGCGGCCAAGGAGATCAAGCTGGCGATCGTCGGCAAGGGTGCGGCCGAGAAGCAGCAGGTGCAACATATGGTCGGCCTGATGCTGAGCCTGACCGGCAAGCTGCAGGCCGACGCCGCCGACGCACTGGCGGTCGCCATCACCCATGCCCACGTGCGCGCGACCGCGCAGCGCCTGGGCGTCAGTACGCAACAGGCGTGGAGCAGGAAATGA
- the ruvA gene encoding Holliday junction branch migration protein RuvA has product MIGRLRGILAYKQPPWLVIDVGGVGYELEAPMSTFYDLPDVGRDVILFTHYAQKEDSVSLYGFLREGERRLFRDVQRVTGIGAKIALAVLSGVSVDEFARLITSADVAALTRIPGIGKKTAERMVVELRDRAADFSGGAPVTGQLGTDAVSEATVALQQLGYKPAEAAKMARDAAADGDEVATVIRKALQAALR; this is encoded by the coding sequence ATGATCGGGCGCCTGCGCGGGATCCTCGCCTACAAGCAGCCGCCGTGGCTGGTGATCGACGTGGGCGGGGTCGGCTATGAGCTGGAGGCGCCGATGAGCACCTTCTACGACCTGCCCGACGTCGGCCGCGACGTGATCCTGTTCACCCACTACGCGCAGAAGGAGGACAGCGTGTCGCTGTACGGCTTCCTGCGCGAGGGCGAGCGGCGCCTGTTCCGCGACGTGCAGCGGGTCACCGGCATCGGCGCCAAGATCGCGCTGGCGGTGCTGTCGGGGGTCAGCGTGGACGAGTTCGCGCGGCTGATCACCAGCGCCGACGTCGCCGCGCTGACCCGCATCCCCGGCATCGGCAAGAAGACCGCCGAGCGCATGGTGGTGGAACTGCGCGACCGCGCCGCGGACTTCAGCGGCGGCGCGCCGGTCACCGGCCAGCTCGGCACCGATGCGGTATCCGAGGCCACCGTGGCGCTGCAGCAGCTCGGCTACAAGCCCGCCGAGGCGGCGAAGATGGCGCGCGACGCCGCCGCCGACGGCGACGAGGTCGCCACCGTGATCCGCAAGGCCCTGCAGGCCGCGTTGCGCTGA
- a CDS encoding potassium transporter Kup, with translation MSSSPVPSPGSGHSADAAHGKAGFALIIGAIGVVFGDIGTSPLYTLKEAFSPHYGLNSDHDTVLGVLSLAFWSLMIVVTLKYVTIIMRADNEGEGGIMALMALTQRTMRKGSRSAYVVGILGIFGASLFFGDGVITPAISVLGAVEGLEVAAPGLHAFIVPITVMVLVILFLGQRFGTEKVGKVFGPITCLWFLSLAAIGIWNIVDAPEVLKAFNPWWAIRFFLEHGWHGVWILGAVVLAVTGGEALYADMGHFGARPIRHAWYFFVLPCLVLNYLGQGALVLKHPSALKNPFFEAVPGWALYPMIVLATLAAVIASQAVITGAFSIARQAMQLGYIPRMLIKHTSHDTIGQIYIPGINWLLMVMVIALVLIFRSSTNLAVAYGISVSATMLIDTLLLALVARALWPRWRNWVLPLCVVFFVIDAAFLIANGAKLLQGAWFPVALGIVMFTMMRTWRRGRELLREEIRKDGIQIDSFLPGLMLAPPVRVPGTAVFLTADATVVPHALMHNLKHNKVLHERNVFLTVETLPVPYASARQRLKMDAIGDEFYRVIVRFGFMETPDVPLALMRSCDQGGIYFDPMDTTYFASRETIVASANRGMPIWRDKLFAVMHRNAAPATGFFRIPGNRLVELGAQVEI, from the coding sequence ATGTCCTCCTCTCCCGTTCCATCCCCCGGCTCCGGCCATTCGGCCGATGCCGCGCATGGCAAGGCCGGCTTCGCGCTGATCATCGGCGCCATCGGCGTGGTGTTCGGCGACATCGGCACCAGCCCGCTGTACACGCTGAAGGAGGCGTTCTCGCCGCACTACGGCCTGAACAGCGACCACGACACCGTGCTCGGGGTGCTGTCGCTGGCGTTCTGGTCGCTGATGATCGTGGTGACGCTGAAGTACGTCACCATCATCATGCGCGCCGACAACGAGGGCGAGGGCGGGATCATGGCGCTGATGGCGCTGACCCAGCGCACCATGCGCAAGGGCTCGCGCTCGGCCTACGTGGTCGGCATCCTCGGCATCTTCGGCGCCTCGCTGTTCTTCGGCGACGGGGTGATCACCCCGGCGATCTCGGTGCTGGGCGCGGTCGAGGGCCTGGAAGTGGCCGCGCCGGGCCTGCACGCCTTCATCGTGCCGATCACCGTGATGGTGCTGGTGATCCTGTTCCTGGGCCAGCGCTTCGGCACCGAGAAGGTCGGCAAGGTGTTCGGCCCGATCACCTGCCTGTGGTTCCTGTCGCTGGCGGCGATCGGCATCTGGAACATCGTCGACGCGCCGGAAGTGCTGAAGGCGTTCAACCCGTGGTGGGCGATCCGCTTCTTCCTGGAACACGGCTGGCACGGGGTGTGGATCCTCGGCGCGGTGGTGCTGGCGGTGACCGGCGGCGAGGCGCTGTACGCGGACATGGGCCACTTCGGCGCGCGCCCGATCCGCCACGCCTGGTACTTCTTCGTGCTGCCGTGCCTGGTGCTGAACTACCTGGGGCAGGGCGCGCTGGTGCTCAAGCACCCGTCGGCGCTGAAGAACCCGTTCTTCGAGGCGGTGCCCGGCTGGGCGCTGTACCCGATGATCGTGCTGGCCACGCTGGCGGCGGTGATCGCCTCGCAGGCGGTGATCACCGGCGCGTTCTCGATCGCGCGCCAGGCGATGCAGCTGGGCTACATCCCGCGCATGCTGATCAAGCACACCTCGCACGACACCATCGGCCAGATCTACATCCCCGGCATCAACTGGCTGCTGATGGTGATGGTGATCGCGCTGGTGCTGATCTTCCGCAGCTCCACCAACCTGGCGGTGGCCTACGGCATCTCGGTGTCGGCGACGATGCTGATCGACACCCTGCTGCTGGCGCTGGTGGCGCGCGCGCTGTGGCCGCGCTGGCGCAACTGGGTGCTGCCGCTGTGCGTGGTGTTCTTCGTCATCGACGCCGCGTTCCTGATCGCCAATGGCGCCAAGCTGCTGCAGGGCGCCTGGTTCCCGGTGGCGCTGGGCATCGTGATGTTCACCATGATGCGCACCTGGCGCCGCGGCCGCGAGCTGCTGCGCGAGGAGATCCGCAAGGACGGCATCCAGATCGACAGCTTCCTGCCCGGGCTGATGCTGGCGCCGCCGGTGCGCGTGCCGGGCACGGCGGTGTTCCTGACCGCCGACGCGACCGTGGTGCCGCACGCGCTGATGCACAACCTCAAGCACAACAAGGTGCTGCACGAGCGCAACGTGTTCCTGACCGTGGAGACCCTGCCGGTGCCGTACGCCTCGGCCCGGCAGCGGCTGAAGATGGACGCCATCGGCGACGAGTTCTACCGCGTGATCGTGCGCTTCGGCTTCATGGAGACCCCCGACGTGCCGCTGGCGCTGATGCGCTCCTGCGACCAGGGCGGGATCTACTTCGACCCGATGGACACCACCTATTTCGCCAGCCGCGAGACCATCGTCGCCAGCGCCAACCGCGGCATGCCGATCTGGCGCGACAAGCTGTTCGCGGTCATGCACCGCAACGCCGCCCCGGCCACCGGCTTCTTCCGCATCCCCGGCAACCGGCTGGTGGAGCTGGGGGCGCAGGTGGAGATCTGA
- the ruvB gene encoding Holliday junction branch migration DNA helicase RuvB, which yields MDRIIASSATREDDAVEASIRPKRLADYLGQQPVREQLSIYIEAAKARGEAMDHVLIFGPPGLGKTTLSHVIANELGVNLRVTSGPVIEKAGDLAALLTNLQPHDVLFVDEIHRLSPVVEEVLYPAMEDFQIDIMIGEGPAARSIKIDLPPFTLIGATTRAGLLTAPLRDRFGIVQRLEFYTPEELGKIVRRSAGILGIACDADGCAEIARRARGTPRIANRLLRRVRDFAQVRAGGHIDLAVAQAAMQMLKVDPEGFDELDRRLLRTIIEYFDGGPVGVESLAASLSEERGTLEDVVEPYLIQQGYLVRSARGRMATNKAYLHLGLQPKRDSGLGIGDSGALF from the coding sequence ATGGACCGCATCATCGCCAGCAGCGCCACCCGCGAAGACGACGCGGTCGAGGCCAGCATCCGACCCAAGCGGCTGGCCGACTACCTCGGCCAGCAGCCGGTGCGCGAGCAGCTGTCGATCTACATCGAGGCGGCCAAGGCGCGCGGCGAGGCGATGGACCATGTGCTGATCTTCGGCCCGCCGGGGCTGGGCAAGACCACGCTCAGCCACGTCATCGCCAACGAGCTGGGGGTCAACCTGCGGGTGACCTCCGGCCCGGTGATCGAGAAGGCCGGCGACCTGGCGGCGCTGCTGACCAACCTGCAGCCGCACGACGTGCTGTTCGTGGACGAGATCCACCGCCTGTCGCCGGTGGTCGAGGAAGTGCTGTACCCGGCGATGGAAGACTTCCAGATCGACATCATGATCGGCGAGGGCCCGGCCGCGCGCTCGATCAAGATCGACCTGCCGCCGTTCACCCTGATCGGCGCCACCACCCGGGCCGGGCTGCTGACCGCGCCGCTGCGCGACCGCTTCGGCATCGTGCAGCGCCTGGAGTTCTACACCCCGGAGGAGCTGGGCAAGATCGTGCGCCGTTCCGCCGGCATCCTCGGCATCGCCTGCGACGCCGACGGCTGCGCGGAGATCGCGCGGCGCGCGCGCGGCACCCCGCGCATCGCCAACCGGCTGCTGCGCCGGGTCCGCGACTTCGCCCAGGTGCGCGCCGGCGGGCACATCGACCTGGCCGTCGCGCAGGCGGCGATGCAGATGCTCAAGGTCGACCCGGAAGGCTTCGACGAGCTCGACCGGCGCCTGCTGCGCACCATCATCGAGTACTTCGACGGCGGCCCGGTCGGGGTCGAGTCGCTGGCCGCCTCGCTGTCGGAGGAGCGCGGGACCCTGGAAGACGTGGTCGAGCCGTACCTGATCCAGCAGGGCTACCTGGTCCGCAGCGCGCGCGGGCGCATGGCGACCAACAAGGCGTATCTGCACTTGGGCCTTCAGCCCAAGCGGGATTCGGGATTGGGGATCGGGGATTCGGGAGCGCTGTTTTGA